A region of the bacterium BMS3Abin14 genome:
ACTGTAAGGGCATAGAAAAAAGAACCAAGGCCAAACGCTGCAAAATACCCGAAGTTCATGGCCACAATAAGCGATCCGATTGAACCCAGAACCGAGGTAGCCCCATTTATGGCCCACGCCCACGGAATCATGCCGGGGGCATTCCTGGAAAGTTCGGACAACCCGAGGGGCATGAACCAGCCCATCAGGAAAGCCGATGGAGCCAGAAGCAGAACAACCAGGCAGACCCGCAACAACAAACCGGCATCCATGGCAGGGCTGAGAAACCCTGTCAACTTCCACGTCAGCATTAACAGCAAGATCAATGCCATCGGGAGGAGAACGTTGGGGTGTATTGTGTTTTCCCCTGAACGACCCGCGTAAAAGCTCCCAAGGCTGGATGAAAAAAGGACGACGAAAAGGACCACAGTCAGGGAATAGGTGGGATTCCCCAGAAAAAGGGCAAGCCGGTGCATCATGGTCAACTCGATGACCATGTAACCCAGACCGATACCGCCAAAGAACAGGGCGATCCTGGCCACAGGGCCCTTTTCTCCCTTCCGCGCCAGGGCATTACCCCCCATGGCAGGGAGGGCGAGGATGAGGATAATGAGGATGGAGAAGACAAAAAACAGGGTGCGCAGCACTATTACATGCCGCTCCCCGGCCTCTTGTGGGTGGAAAAAAAGGTTAAAAAATCGCCATTTAGGGACGTTATTGTAAAAAAACGGCCGATCGTCGGAAGGCGGCGAAATGTCGAAACGCCCCTTTGAGATCTCCAGGCCCCTGATAACTCGAGTGAACCTGTTGCCCGATTTCAGGCCGGGCATGGCCTCGATTATAAATGAGCGATCTTCGGCAATTTTCTTTAGCCTCTCAAGGTCCGCCCCGGTAAATCCGCCCTTTGCAACCAGGACGTTGGCCATGCCCCTTTCCCTGAGAACAGCGATGCCGGCGGAGGGGTCAACGGCGCCCTCATCCAGTAGAAGGTCTCTGGCCAGGGAGACCAGACGCAGCGCGCGAAGACCGAAGACCGTCCTGGAAAAGGACAGAATTCCGTCATCGGAGAGATGATCCCAGTACTCCCTGAACGCCTCCCTGGTATAAAGAAAGTTGGCGCTCAGGCTGAAGGCCCCGGCGGAAGGGGCGATTTCACCAAAAACGGAGGAGGCCTGAATGACATCGTATCGCTTTTTTGACCTGGCGAGTTGGTACCTGCCCTCCCCGACGACAAGCTTCACCCCCGGCAGGGAATAGGGCTTACCGGAAAACCGGGGAAATCCATCCTCCACCGCCTCGACAATAAGGGGGTTGAGCTCAACTGCCGTAACCTCCCGGGCCCGGTTTCCGAGGGCCGCCAGGATATCCCTCCCCCCCCCCGGCCCGATTATCATGGCATCGGCTCCGGGCCGCAGAAGGTAGGGCAGTGATATGATATGGTAAGGGGCCCATGCAGGTGAGGCGCTCCGGTCCCGGTTCTCGATAATGGGTGTATATCCCGCGTCGTCGATTAGCATGCCCATGTTCCCGGGAAACGGCCCTGGAAAACGGCGGCTGATCCCCCATGCCTGTTCGGCCTCCCAACGGCTCAGTGGGTAAACCACAACCCTCGAAAGAGCATTCCACCGGTAATATTGGATGTCCGGTTCATACTGCCCCCTGGCGATCTGGAGCCGTACCAGCCGATCTGTGGGCCCGTTTATCACGGCCACTGTAAAAACAGCCAGAGCGATCATGAGGATAATCGGTCGTCGGAAACCCTTTGAAAGCAGGGCGGCCCCCAGCGCGAAGAGACCGCCGGAAACGGCCAGAAGTGAGGGGGCTCCCAGTAATTCAAGACCCGGCACGAAGATCAGGCAGCCAATGGCTGCCCCGGCCAGGTCCGCCCCGTAAAGACGTCCCATTGCGTTTTCGGAAGACCGGAAAAACAGGCCGGCCAGGGCAATCCCCGCCATGGTAAAGGGGATAAGGATGGAAATATACAGAACCGCCAGAGACAGCAGGACGGCCGCGTCGGGGCTGGGCGGGCCGTTTCTAAACGGCTGATAAAACGGCTGGTGGAAAAAGCTCAGCAGCGGGAAAAGAACGGACGGTTTGATCCTCGCAAGCCCCAGAAGCATGAACGGCACCATTGCCCCACCCGCAGCGAGAAAAAGCAGTGGGGCCAACCCGGCAGGAAACCCATCTTCAGGCACCAGCGAGGGCCTCAGGTGAACCAGCGTCCCCCCGAGTGCGAATCCGAACAGGGCCACCGCCACGGATAGCGAGGCGAAATGGTACCACATCAGGACCGAGAATATCCGGGTCAGGGTGAGTTCCAGAAGGATCACCCCCAGACCGGTGAGGAAGACCGCGGCCGCAAGGTTCCTGGATCGGATCACGGCCTCCACCCCCACGTTTTTTCACTGACATTCCAGTCCAGCGCCCGGACCACACCATCCCTTGCGGCCCACACCATTCGCCGGGTGGTGCCTCCCGTAATCAGCGGCGGCGAATGAACAGCGCCGGCAGCCCTCAGGGTCGCCATCAGTGCCCCGTCGACCGGATCGATGGCGATGAGCCGACCGTCCTCTGTTCCCGCCCACAACACCTCTTTACCGCCGAGGGCGTGCACCGCCGACCCAACCGCGGTTCGCCATATCAGAGCGCCGTTCCCATCGAAAAGAGAGATCGCTCCGGAACCGTCGCCCACGGCCAACAGATCAGCAGTCCGTAAAACCGGGGAGGCGTAGGTTCCCACGCCCGGGAGCTTCCTGCGCCATACGATTCGGCCGCCACGAACCCTGACGAGCAGCCCGTCCCTCGTCACCACCGCAAGATTCCCTTCCCCGAATACAGCGGGGGTGGTACGGATCGGGCTTCCCATTTCCACTCGCCCGATTACCTTTCCATTCGTACCGATTTCATAGAGGCCGCCCCCGTCGGTCCCAACCCACAGTTCGCGACCGTCAAAGGCCGGCCGGGCCCTGATGGCCCCATCAAGGGAGATTTTCCAGCGCCACCGCAGCCGGCCTGGATCCAGGGCTCCAAACTCCCCGTTCCACAGCCCAAAGACAACATCACCGCCCAGGACGAGGGGTGACGCCTGCCGGTGATCGTCGGCCATTCCGGCATCCCAGCCGATGGAGCCCATGACGGAGCCCTTTGTATCCACCGAATAGATGCGATGGTCCCAGGCAGGAAAGATGAGCATCCCGCTCACAGCCGCCGGGGCGGCATCAATCACGTCCCCGATACTCGTGCTTGCCAGCACTTCCCCGGTGTCGACGGCAAGCTGGAGCAGTCCCCCCCCCCACGTTGCCACAGCGATCCTCCGGCCATCTGAGACCCCCACAGGGGCGGCATCCACGAAAGAACCCACATCCCTCTCCCAGATGGGTTTGACGCGCATTTTAAGGACACGGGGCCCGAACCAGGAGGACGAATGTATCTGTTTTTGCGCCGGCGGAGCGCTCTGGTCCCTGCCTAAGATGATCAGCGGACGACCATCGTCCCTTACGTTACCGTCAAG
Encoded here:
- the speE gene encoding spermidine synthase, which encodes MIRSRNLAAAVFLTGLGVILLELTLTRIFSVLMWYHFASLSVAVALFGFALGGTLVHLRPSLVPEDGFPAGLAPLLFLAAGGAMVPFMLLGLARIKPSVLFPLLSFFHQPFYQPFRNGPPSPDAAVLLSLAVLYISILIPFTMAGIALAGLFFRSSENAMGRLYGADLAGAAIGCLIFVPGLELLGAPSLLAVSGGLFALGAALLSKGFRRPIILMIALAVFTVAVINGPTDRLVRLQIARGQYEPDIQYYRWNALSRVVVYPLSRWEAEQAWGISRRFPGPFPGNMGMLIDDAGYTPIIENRDRSASPAWAPYHIISLPYLLRPGADAMIIGPGGGRDILAALGNRAREVTAVELNPLIVEAVEDGFPRFSGKPYSLPGVKLVVGEGRYQLARSKKRYDVIQASSVFGEIAPSAGAFSLSANFLYTREAFREYWDHLSDDGILSFSRTVFGLRALRLVSLARDLLLDEGAVDPSAGIAVLRERGMANVLVAKGGFTGADLERLKKIAEDRSFIIEAMPGLKSGNRFTRVIRGLEISKGRFDISPPSDDRPFFYNNVPKWRFFNLFFHPQEAGERHVIVLRTLFFVFSILIILILALPAMGGNALARKGEKGPVARIALFFGGIGLGYMVIELTMMHRLALFLGNPTYSLTVVLFVVLFSSSLGSFYAGRSGENTIHPNVLLPMALILLLMLTWKLTGFLSPAMDAGLLLRVCLVVLLLAPSAFLMGWFMPLGLSELSRNAPGMIPWAWAINGATSVLGSIGSLIVAMNFGYFAAFGLGSFFYALTVPLLLHLGRLGDGARKEVMS
- a CDS encoding outer membrane biogenesis protein BamB — encoded protein: MIKNPAPPWKMALVLLLIAGWALGGSAETALALPGPFLSVKIYTDTVWSGTVTISGETRVMPGAVLTIRPGTRILFDPVDADGDGVLDSRLVVEGGLVARGTSKAPIIFTSAGDEPQPGDWLELRVDRAEGVVMEYCVLQYSRYGFHAHFSSGVLANSILRNNLDATRFGNCRFFILHNRFEGNLGKGINFRDSRLFITGNELRANRHGIFIFEKAKGTYIGNNLFSKNEVSDLRFGDFFSGFPPVLDGNVRDDGRPLIILGRDQSAPPAQKQIHSSSWFGPRVLKMRVKPIWERDVGSFVDAAPVGVSDGRRIAVATWGGGLLQLAVDTGEVLASTSIGDVIDAAPAAVSGMLIFPAWDHRIYSVDTKGSVMGSIGWDAGMADDHRQASPLVLGGDVVFGLWNGEFGALDPGRLRWRWKISLDGAIRARPAFDGRELWVGTDGGGLYEIGTNGKVIGRVEMGSPIRTTPAVFGEGNLAVVTRDGLLVRVRGGRIVWRRKLPGVGTYASPVLRTADLLAVGDGSGAISLFDGNGALIWRTAVGSAVHALGGKEVLWAGTEDGRLIAIDPVDGALMATLRAAGAVHSPPLITGGTTRRMVWAARDGVVRALDWNVSEKTWGWRP